A single region of the Winslowiella toletana genome encodes:
- the tssG gene encoding type VI secretion system baseplate subunit TssG, with protein MTNLQPRDSAFLPGLSASQDFFELLRRIERATPEQRRLGTLGDKSHIRLRIIQPADMSFAPREVSDVRQTLNTRHRLSEITIFCRHFGLFAPYGPLPIHVTEHARNEALSKRNAAFEQFAGILSQRMAILHYRAWAQTHVAVGHDRPSDNAFQQHLCQLAGLTPQQAQNPHLERIRRCFPGAYLPGRGSLRKLQDILSQYFAVPVRLEAHKGLWIDDSRNQQNQRMGRLGSTRVGRRFFDVQHSLQLSIGPVSDPQYLYFQRNSERINTLVRICHDFVRYRMVLDVQLIIKTSPDMACRLGGGTLSRHCWLKPDSALRIQPIYRTVT; from the coding sequence ATGACTAATCTTCAGCCCCGGGACAGTGCTTTTTTGCCTGGCCTTTCGGCCAGCCAGGACTTTTTTGAATTACTGCGACGCATTGAGCGCGCCACGCCGGAACAAAGACGCCTCGGCACTTTGGGGGATAAAAGTCATATTCGGCTGCGGATTATTCAACCTGCTGATATGTCTTTTGCGCCGCGTGAAGTGAGCGATGTTCGACAAACGCTGAATACCCGACATCGGTTGTCGGAGATTACGATTTTCTGCCGTCACTTTGGCTTGTTCGCGCCGTATGGACCCCTGCCGATTCATGTCACCGAGCATGCCCGCAATGAGGCGCTGTCCAAACGCAACGCGGCCTTTGAGCAGTTTGCCGGCATCCTCAGCCAACGAATGGCGATTTTGCATTATCGGGCATGGGCGCAAACGCATGTCGCTGTTGGCCACGATCGGCCATCGGATAATGCCTTTCAACAACATTTATGCCAGCTGGCCGGGCTGACGCCTCAGCAGGCACAGAATCCCCACCTGGAGCGGATCAGGCGCTGCTTCCCTGGCGCCTATCTGCCGGGCAGAGGCTCGCTGCGCAAGCTACAGGACATTCTCAGCCAATACTTTGCTGTCCCTGTCCGTCTTGAGGCGCATAAAGGGTTGTGGATTGATGATTCCCGCAACCAACAAAACCAGCGAATGGGCCGCTTGGGCAGCACGCGTGTCGGGCGTCGCTTTTTCGATGTGCAGCATAGCCTGCAGCTGTCAATTGGTCCGGTCTCCGATCCGCAATATCTGTATTTTCAGCGCAATAGTGAACGCATCAACACGCTGGTGCGCATCTGTCATGACTTTGTCCGCTACCGCATGGTGCTGGACGTGCAATTGATCATCAAAACCTCCCCCGACATGGCCTGTCGCCTGGGAGGGGGAACCCTTAGCCGCCATTGCTGGTTAAAGCCAGACTCAGCACTGCGCATACAGCCAATTTACAGAACAGTTACCTAA
- a CDS encoding type VI secretion system protein TssA, with product MSDISSETLFGVEYEPEYGEIESILSQLDESADPLSRSSEPPKINWHHISEMAEKLLEQCFDLRVMVWFIRANVQIKGVFALYESLMSLHNRIQDDSAVIYPRSEEAPVNSGHAAALGWLATAQCIAEIKAMRITPEHSFTLQNLIVNESTSGGQERHAVSSSALVIAVNNYFQKNGLPELTEQLSGIDKFLEEISRYANQCSEGYQLNCDLLHNFFKTSLSQLNQLSRLNEPPRDDSELSDSEERGSDGYDNVNSNLSDKRISSRQEVIMMLDRILEYFQCYEPSHPAPMFIYRTKEMIGMDFYSIVEEILPEAVVTLKQLAGKNNPTFQ from the coding sequence ATGAGTGATATATCTTCTGAAACATTATTCGGTGTCGAATACGAGCCAGAATATGGTGAGATTGAGTCTATTTTATCTCAATTGGATGAGTCTGCCGATCCTCTCTCTCGCTCATCTGAGCCGCCAAAAATTAACTGGCATCATATTAGTGAAATGGCTGAAAAATTACTGGAACAGTGTTTTGACTTGCGCGTAATGGTTTGGTTTATAAGGGCAAATGTTCAGATTAAAGGTGTTTTTGCGCTTTATGAGAGCCTGATGAGTTTGCATAATCGCATCCAGGACGATTCTGCTGTTATCTATCCGCGTTCAGAAGAAGCGCCAGTGAATAGTGGTCACGCTGCTGCCCTCGGCTGGTTAGCGACGGCACAATGTATTGCGGAAATTAAAGCGATGCGCATCACGCCGGAGCATTCTTTCACTTTACAAAACCTGATTGTTAATGAATCCACTTCCGGTGGTCAGGAACGGCACGCTGTTTCATCTTCTGCGTTAGTGATAGCGGTAAATAATTATTTTCAGAAAAATGGCCTGCCAGAACTCACGGAACAACTCTCAGGGATTGATAAATTTCTCGAAGAAATTTCGCGCTACGCAAATCAATGCAGTGAAGGGTATCAACTAAATTGTGATTTATTACATAATTTTTTTAAGACCAGTCTTTCACAGCTTAACCAGCTTTCACGACTCAACGAACCGCCACGTGATGACTCAGAACTTTCCGATTCAGAGGAGAGGGGCAGTGACGGTTATGACAACGTGAATTCAAATTTAAGTGACAAAAGAATTAGCTCCAGGCAAGAGGTCATTATGATGCTGGACCGTATTTTGGAGTATTTCCAATGTTACGAACCAAGTCATCCAGCACCCATGTTCATTTACCGAACCAAGGAGATGATAGGTATGGATTTCTATTCCATTGTTGAAGAAATTCTACCGGAAGCTGTTGTTACATTGAAGCAGCTGGCCGGGAAAAACAACCCAACGTTTCAATAA
- a CDS encoding Hcp family type VI secretion system effector, producing MAALVDYFLKIEGVEGESPDQNYAGWIQLQAWQWAEENAGRWGFGSGGGSGKVEMKDFEFRMVSNKASPKLFLMCATGEHIPQAKLVCRKSGSGQQDFLTVTFSNCLVSSFKTVGNMPLGNSDQEENGTVLPTDAISLNFARIEVEYKEQKNDGSMGAVIKSGYDLKLNARI from the coding sequence ATGGCAGCTTTAGTCGATTACTTTCTAAAAATCGAGGGTGTAGAAGGCGAATCCCCTGACCAGAATTATGCTGGATGGATTCAGTTACAGGCCTGGCAATGGGCAGAGGAAAACGCAGGGCGTTGGGGTTTTGGCAGTGGCGGTGGCTCCGGAAAAGTCGAAATGAAGGACTTCGAATTCCGCATGGTCAGCAATAAGGCATCACCAAAGCTGTTCCTGATGTGTGCTACTGGTGAGCATATTCCTCAGGCTAAATTGGTGTGCCGTAAATCAGGCAGTGGTCAGCAAGACTTCCTGACGGTGACGTTCAGTAACTGTCTGGTGTCTTCTTTCAAGACGGTCGGCAATATGCCTCTTGGCAACAGCGATCAGGAAGAAAACGGCACTGTGCTGCCAACAGATGCTATCAGCCTTAACTTTGCCCGTATCGAAGTTGAATACAAAGAGCAGAAAAATGATGGCTCGATGGGCGCTGTAATTAAATCAGGCTACGACCTGAAACTGAACGCCCGTATTTAA
- a CDS encoding type VI secretion system baseplate subunit TssE, producing MDISAPMLFDKLSLRHEHARLPHWREVILRDIETLLNDSAHSAELKLKGYPYCETSVLNFGLPSLSQQVPVHTDLMELARRIQRIIATFESRLDPRSIKVVPLINKDQTWVLAILFDIHALCNLPGEGHLVNLRIALDYSYGMVRVV from the coding sequence ATGGATATTTCAGCGCCGATGCTTTTCGACAAATTAAGTCTTCGTCACGAACACGCACGCTTACCACACTGGCGTGAGGTTATTTTGCGTGACATCGAGACGTTATTAAATGATTCGGCGCACAGTGCTGAACTGAAGTTGAAGGGCTATCCCTATTGCGAAACTTCAGTGCTGAATTTCGGCTTGCCTTCACTCAGTCAGCAAGTTCCGGTACACACCGATTTGATGGAATTGGCCAGGCGTATACAGCGCATTATCGCCACCTTTGAATCACGTCTGGACCCGCGTTCGATCAAAGTCGTACCACTGATTAATAAAGACCAGACCTGGGTGCTCGCTATTCTGTTCGACATCCATGCCCTGTGTAATTTGCCCGGTGAAGGGCATTTAGTGAATTTACGTATCGCACTTGATTACTCCTACGGAATGGTTCGCGTTGTTTGA
- the tssC gene encoding type VI secretion system contractile sheath large subunit, producing MAQSQLNNTLDVDVGVDIVENELDDILKRSFRPRTDEASATVRRAIGTLAAYANKGQVKVSRDVVLTIESLVAEIDEKLSEQMNHILHHKEFQKLESAWRGLAYLVDNTEVNETLKIRVLNISQDELAKTLRRYRGSAWDQSPIFKQIYEHEYGQFGGEPFGCMIGDYEFDHSPQSVALLTELAKVAAAAHCPFIASSSPSIMQMNSWKELGNPRDIGKIFTTPEYAPWRRLRESNDSRYLVLTLPRFLSRLPYGSKGDPIDDFAFEEVVSPYATEDFTWANAAYAMGVNINRAFNEYGWCSRIRGIESGGSVEELPAYAFPSDEGGYELTCPTELAISDRRENELSSAGFLPLVYRKNSDFAAFIGSCTLHSPANYDDPDATANAKLSARLPYIFATCRFAHYLKCIVRDKIGSFRSRDDMQVWLNDWLMNYVDGDPSISTEATKAKRPLAAAEVQVEDVEDDPGFYRAHFYLRPHYQLEGMTVSLRLVSKLPSSKESETK from the coding sequence ATGGCGCAGTCCCAGCTCAATAACACACTCGATGTCGATGTCGGTGTCGATATTGTCGAGAACGAGTTAGACGATATTTTAAAACGCTCTTTTCGCCCGAGAACTGATGAAGCCAGCGCCACCGTGCGCAGAGCTATCGGCACGCTTGCTGCTTACGCCAACAAAGGCCAGGTAAAAGTCAGCCGTGATGTGGTACTGACCATTGAATCTTTGGTGGCTGAAATTGATGAAAAGCTCTCCGAGCAAATGAACCATATTTTGCATCACAAAGAGTTTCAAAAACTGGAATCTGCTTGGCGCGGCCTTGCTTATCTTGTAGATAACACTGAAGTCAATGAGACGTTAAAAATCCGCGTGCTTAATATAAGCCAGGATGAGCTGGCAAAAACCCTGCGCCGTTATCGCGGTTCAGCATGGGATCAAAGCCCGATATTCAAACAGATCTATGAACATGAATATGGGCAATTTGGTGGTGAGCCCTTTGGTTGCATGATTGGCGATTATGAGTTCGATCACAGTCCACAAAGCGTGGCTCTGTTGACTGAGTTAGCCAAAGTTGCGGCAGCGGCGCACTGTCCTTTTATTGCCTCTTCTTCTCCCAGCATCATGCAAATGAACAGCTGGAAGGAGCTGGGTAATCCGCGCGATATTGGCAAAATTTTCACCACCCCGGAATATGCGCCATGGCGTCGTTTGCGTGAAAGCAATGACTCCCGTTATCTGGTACTGACGCTGCCACGCTTTCTTTCTCGCCTGCCGTACGGTTCGAAAGGCGACCCGATTGACGATTTCGCTTTCGAAGAAGTGGTCAGCCCGTATGCGACAGAGGACTTTACCTGGGCCAATGCCGCCTATGCGATGGGCGTTAATATCAACCGTGCTTTTAATGAATATGGCTGGTGCTCGCGCATCCGTGGCATTGAATCTGGTGGTTCAGTAGAGGAGCTCCCGGCCTATGCTTTCCCCTCTGATGAAGGAGGATATGAACTCACTTGTCCGACAGAGTTAGCTATTTCCGACCGTCGTGAGAACGAGTTATCCAGCGCTGGCTTCTTACCGCTGGTTTACCGAAAAAACTCGGACTTCGCGGCATTTATTGGCTCCTGTACTTTGCATTCACCTGCCAATTATGACGATCCGGACGCCACGGCAAATGCCAAATTATCCGCCCGTTTGCCTTATATTTTTGCGACCTGTCGTTTCGCTCACTACCTGAAATGCATTGTGCGCGACAAGATTGGTTCATTCCGCTCACGGGATGATATGCAAGTGTGGCTTAACGACTGGTTGATGAACTATGTCGATGGTGACCCTTCAATTTCTACCGAAGCGACCAAAGCTAAACGCCCATTAGCTGCGGCTGAAGTGCAGGTGGAGGATGTGGAAGACGATCCGGGTTTTTATCGTGCCCACTTCTATTTGCGCCCTCACTATCAGCTGGAAGGTATGACCGTTTCTCTGCGACTGGTTTCTAAACTTCCTTCCAGCAAAGAAAGTGAAACAAAGTAA
- the tssB gene encoding type VI secretion system contractile sheath small subunit: MAKDSGSQKFIGRNNAPRVQIEYDVEIYGSNKKVELPFVTGVMADLSGHREKPLPAVEERKFLTFDQDNFDARMRAIKPRLKFNVDNTLSEDDELLNVELEFESMDDFSPGALARRIPQMEKLLEARTHLAELITYMDGKTSAEEVVKQLLEQPDFLQSLATDAQGTVSKLGEDNDALVEDGEK; this comes from the coding sequence ATGGCTAAAGATTCTGGCTCACAAAAATTTATTGGCAGGAATAATGCACCGCGCGTGCAAATTGAATACGACGTCGAAATTTATGGCTCGAACAAGAAAGTTGAGTTGCCTTTTGTTACTGGTGTTATGGCCGACCTGTCTGGCCATCGGGAAAAACCGCTGCCGGCTGTTGAAGAACGTAAATTTCTGACTTTTGACCAGGATAACTTCGATGCGCGAATGAGAGCAATCAAACCGCGCCTGAAATTCAACGTAGATAACACTTTGAGTGAAGATGATGAGTTGCTCAATGTTGAACTTGAATTTGAGTCAATGGATGACTTTTCTCCTGGCGCATTAGCCAGGCGTATTCCGCAAATGGAAAAATTACTTGAGGCGCGGACGCATTTGGCTGAGCTGATTACCTATATGGACGGGAAAACCAGCGCGGAAGAGGTGGTAAAACAGCTGCTTGAACAACCTGACTTTTTACAAAGTCTGGCGACCGATGCACAGGGAACGGTTTCGAAGCTCGGTGAAGATAACGATGCTTTAGTGGAAGACGGAGAAAAATAG
- a CDS encoding DNA -binding domain-containing protein, with translation MENKIYNDFAWECLRRNPKYIKDWEFAMGKNHTEIVAIQDKSELTQSELDLNAEDKWGLLKYIPPSDPNPTNVFWSPKLSNRSVRVTLSNSEKIKGGYTWGDMSNLPGIKHQFLRMHDNTLCVKIFNQNAYFQLFLESTTVLTEDSGIYINIPLHLELDAISKNIEILQSIVNPKIDVEAKEDQYLSLLKTIDYIKKGFSHRDIASKLFGNELVNSEWSADSWVRAKIRYRIKKANELINHGYLNFL, from the coding sequence ATGGAAAACAAGATATATAATGACTTCGCGTGGGAATGCTTGCGCAGAAATCCGAAATATATTAAAGATTGGGAGTTTGCCATGGGCAAAAACCATACAGAAATTGTGGCCATTCAAGATAAATCCGAACTGACTCAGTCAGAATTAGACCTGAACGCAGAAGACAAATGGGGGCTATTAAAATACATTCCTCCCTCCGATCCCAACCCAACAAATGTTTTTTGGTCGCCAAAATTAAGCAATCGTTCTGTCAGAGTTACCCTAAGCAATAGCGAAAAAATTAAAGGAGGATATACCTGGGGTGATATGTCTAACCTGCCGGGAATTAAACATCAATTTCTCCGCATGCATGATAATACGCTGTGCGTAAAAATATTTAATCAAAATGCATATTTTCAACTATTTCTTGAAAGTACAACGGTATTAACCGAGGATTCAGGGATTTATATTAACATCCCCCTACATCTGGAACTTGATGCTATTTCAAAAAACATTGAGATATTACAGAGCATTGTTAACCCCAAGATTGATGTTGAAGCCAAAGAGGATCAGTATCTGAGCCTGCTGAAAACCATAGACTACATAAAAAAAGGCTTTTCACATCGGGATATAGCATCAAAATTATTTGGTAATGAGCTGGTCAACAGTGAATGGTCAGCGGACAGTTGGGTAAGAGCAAAAATTCGCTATCGCATAAAAAAAGCGAATGAACTGATAAATCACGGTTATCTTAATTTTCTCTGA
- the tssH gene encoding type VI secretion system ATPase TssH has protein sequence MYQRERLFNRLGAFAYKTFVEATRLCRSYRHEYVELEHWLKVLMDQQRGDIPLLLAHYDLNQEIISAQLDHIIQHMPVTKVSVQDLSSRLEAAVEGGLVMSQLMGSPSPIRTSHILLALLQDTQHQRWLYRLCGEFKKLPIPQVAEEYEDLLRNSVEYAEDVPKGDALATETPGSSSSEAQAALNKWCNDLTQQAQAGDIDPVIGRDAELRQVVDILLRRRQNNPILVGEAGVGKTAVVEALARKLASGDVPPLLKGARLLSLDLGRMQAGASMRGEFESRLKSLIDGISQSDTPIILFCDEAHTLVGAGGQAGTGDAVNLLKPMLARGALRMIAATTWSEYKQFIEPDAALTRRFQRVLIGEPNESVAIDMLRAIAPHFAQHHNVTIRDGAIAAAVRLSLRNLPSRQLPDKAISLLDTACARVALSQHAEPQAIEQLSAQLDVLKTEHHYLIREQQLGANVELRLAEVVTQIERSESELTALKIRDYQEKQLVNEVIPDAKSHDTLAGHARWSELLALQEGTPLVYPWVDEQSIAAVLSDWTGIPSGKMLQDDIENVLNLEQRLGERIFGQQHGIKEISQAIRIARAGIQSQDRPLGIFLLAGSTGTGKTETANVLVETLYGGAHNLITFNMSEFQEAHTLSTLKGAPPGYVGYGKGGKLTEAVRRKPYSVILLDEFDKAHPDIQDAFYQVFDKGWMEDAEGRLVSFRQCFILLTCNQGAEEIEQAYLAESDIKPAALKPLVYDALLRRFAPALLARVHIIPYIPLDQAALAQIASYHLSRLQQRLADEIGAGLIIEGDIPGWIASRVSSHPNHGRAVEELLRQTILPVVGNEVLQRRHEAEPLKEIRLIVEETELGIEFA, from the coding sequence GTGTATCAACGTGAACGTCTTTTTAATCGATTGGGTGCCTTTGCCTATAAAACTTTTGTTGAGGCAACCCGACTTTGCCGCAGTTATCGACATGAGTATGTGGAGCTGGAGCATTGGTTGAAAGTGCTGATGGATCAACAACGTGGTGATATTCCTCTGCTGTTGGCGCATTACGACCTGAATCAGGAAATTATCTCAGCTCAGCTTGATCATATTATTCAGCATATGCCGGTGACTAAAGTCTCGGTACAAGATTTGTCATCCAGGCTTGAAGCCGCGGTTGAAGGCGGGCTGGTGATGAGCCAGTTAATGGGCTCACCTTCTCCTATTCGTACCTCGCACATTTTGCTGGCGTTACTGCAAGACACGCAGCATCAGCGTTGGTTGTATCGCCTGTGTGGTGAGTTTAAAAAGCTGCCGATTCCTCAGGTCGCAGAAGAGTATGAGGATCTGCTGCGTAACTCTGTTGAGTATGCAGAAGATGTGCCGAAAGGCGATGCGCTGGCGACGGAAACTCCGGGTAGTTCGTCAAGCGAAGCTCAGGCTGCGCTAAATAAGTGGTGTAACGATCTTACCCAACAAGCGCAGGCTGGTGATATCGATCCGGTGATTGGTCGCGATGCTGAACTGCGGCAGGTTGTCGATATTTTGCTGCGTCGCCGTCAGAACAACCCGATTCTGGTCGGGGAAGCGGGCGTTGGTAAAACCGCAGTGGTTGAGGCGCTGGCGCGCAAATTAGCCAGCGGCGATGTGCCTCCGTTGTTAAAAGGGGCGCGTCTGCTCTCTCTGGATCTGGGGCGGATGCAGGCGGGTGCCAGTATGCGTGGTGAGTTTGAATCGCGGCTTAAATCGCTGATTGACGGCATCAGCCAGTCCGATACGCCGATTATCCTGTTTTGTGATGAGGCTCATACGCTGGTCGGTGCCGGTGGACAAGCAGGCACCGGGGATGCGGTGAACCTGCTTAAACCAATGCTCGCCAGAGGGGCGCTGCGGATGATCGCTGCCACCACCTGGTCAGAATATAAGCAGTTTATTGAACCGGATGCCGCTCTGACTCGCCGCTTCCAGCGGGTATTGATAGGTGAGCCGAACGAGTCTGTCGCCATCGATATGCTGCGGGCGATTGCGCCACACTTTGCTCAGCACCATAACGTCACTATCCGTGACGGTGCCATTGCTGCTGCCGTCCGTTTGTCACTGCGCAATTTGCCTTCCCGACAGCTGCCCGATAAAGCCATCAGCCTGCTGGATACCGCTTGCGCACGCGTCGCGCTTAGCCAGCACGCCGAGCCACAAGCGATCGAGCAATTATCAGCCCAGCTGGATGTACTGAAAACTGAGCATCACTATTTGATTCGCGAGCAACAGCTCGGGGCGAACGTCGAACTGCGACTGGCTGAAGTCGTGACGCAGATTGAGAGGTCAGAAAGCGAACTGACGGCGCTGAAAATTCGTGATTATCAGGAAAAACAGCTGGTTAATGAGGTGATTCCCGATGCCAAAAGTCACGATACGCTGGCCGGACATGCGCGCTGGTCTGAGCTGCTGGCGCTACAGGAAGGCACGCCGTTGGTATACCCATGGGTCGATGAGCAGAGCATTGCGGCGGTGCTTTCCGACTGGACCGGTATCCCTTCCGGCAAGATGTTGCAGGACGATATTGAGAATGTATTGAATCTCGAACAGCGGCTTGGTGAGCGTATCTTTGGGCAACAGCACGGCATCAAAGAGATCTCTCAGGCGATACGCATCGCCCGGGCAGGCATTCAGTCGCAGGACCGTCCGCTGGGAATCTTTCTGTTGGCCGGCTCCACCGGAACCGGAAAAACGGAAACCGCCAATGTACTGGTCGAAACACTCTACGGCGGTGCTCATAACCTTATTACCTTTAATATGAGCGAGTTTCAGGAAGCACACACGTTATCGACGCTGAAAGGCGCGCCTCCGGGCTATGTCGGTTATGGCAAAGGTGGGAAATTAACCGAAGCGGTAAGGCGCAAACCCTATTCGGTTATTCTGCTGGATGAGTTTGATAAAGCGCATCCCGATATTCAGGACGCTTTTTATCAGGTGTTCGATAAAGGCTGGATGGAGGATGCCGAAGGGCGTTTAGTCAGTTTCCGCCAATGTTTTATTCTGCTGACCTGCAATCAGGGCGCCGAAGAGATCGAACAGGCTTACCTGGCTGAAAGCGATATTAAACCTGCGGCGCTGAAACCTCTGGTATACGACGCCTTGCTGCGCCGCTTTGCTCCCGCGCTGTTAGCCAGAGTTCATATCATTCCCTATATCCCATTGGATCAAGCCGCGCTGGCGCAAATAGCCTCTTATCATCTTTCACGTTTGCAGCAGCGTTTAGCGGATGAAATCGGCGCCGGTTTGATTATCGAAGGCGATATTCCTGGATGGATCGCCAGCAGAGTCAGTAGTCATCCCAATCATGGCCGAGCGGTTGAAGAGCTGTTGCGCCAGACAATTCTTCCCGTTGTTGGCAATGAAGTTTTGCAGCGTCGTCACGAGGCTGAACCGTTGAAAGAGATACGCCTGATCGTTGAAGAAACCGAACTGGGTATTGAATTCGCATAA
- the tssF gene encoding type VI secretion system baseplate subunit TssF — translation MLNESFLTLYNEELRYLREDGQRFAHMHPQVAQHLGLHADGVLDPFVERLLEGTAFLSSRIQQRLNNEHPEFALQMLGRLAPLWYTPLPSIATIALIPDLTSPQWHSHVVLPKGSRVTLSDSSLNNRRANFSTGRNLNIQPLIIENAECASTPPAYLPQTVAQQLQAGQAHLRLRFTTQGVASLSELDFSPMNLTLAAGTIHANQLLTTLLNNTLRIVLWASTEGEPLVKVLTKEHLCQGGLSEQEALLPVGISELPGSRLLREYFAAPSRFFDLELQGINDFLQQGEGIHSFEILFVLDQRPLHLIGRVGRDDFRLFATPIINLFKRRCSPVLINGEHTEYPVVVDPLNPALYEIHHVTAVNGLLTEGGSVPFSSLHGHARFDDDDKVAGYSIRRRREFTDKHRAKNSPLPHDSLFIAISPGASGVDIDHVKSLSIEAMVCERHLVPSQLQQPEFQLEIALPVGQIEMLRQPSKPQGVPDMAQAWQALQLIANNPLRYALPEITDCSPLLKDWLSLFCQPEEVNQYKRITSLIHASMAHKFERHAVAGPIAWSRGVEATLNFSSSHHSDKGAFLFARILHHALSEYCELGQTLRMQMQLDGETFAEWGPVRYD, via the coding sequence ATGCTAAACGAAAGTTTTCTGACTTTATATAATGAAGAGTTGCGTTATTTGCGCGAGGATGGGCAGCGCTTTGCGCATATGCATCCGCAAGTGGCTCAACATCTTGGATTACACGCAGACGGTGTGCTCGATCCTTTTGTAGAGCGGCTGCTTGAAGGCACTGCCTTTCTCAGCTCGCGTATTCAGCAGCGGCTGAATAACGAACATCCCGAATTCGCACTGCAAATGCTCGGGCGGCTGGCACCACTTTGGTATACGCCGTTACCTTCTATTGCCACGATTGCGTTGATCCCGGATCTCACCTCACCGCAATGGCATTCGCATGTGGTATTGCCTAAAGGCAGCCGGGTAACGCTGAGTGACAGTTCGCTTAATAATCGGCGGGCCAATTTTTCAACCGGCCGAAATCTGAATATACAGCCGCTCATCATTGAAAATGCTGAGTGTGCCAGCACGCCGCCGGCCTATTTGCCACAGACGGTTGCCCAGCAATTGCAGGCCGGGCAGGCCCATTTACGGCTGCGTTTTACCACGCAGGGCGTGGCTTCGCTATCCGAACTGGATTTTTCCCCGATGAATCTGACGCTGGCTGCGGGAACGATTCATGCAAATCAGTTACTCACCACACTGCTGAATAACACGCTGCGTATAGTTTTATGGGCCAGCACAGAAGGAGAACCTTTGGTTAAGGTTCTGACCAAAGAACACCTTTGCCAGGGAGGATTGAGTGAGCAAGAAGCGCTGCTGCCGGTGGGAATCAGTGAACTGCCCGGCAGCCGTTTGCTGCGGGAATATTTCGCTGCACCTTCACGGTTTTTCGATCTCGAATTACAGGGAATCAATGATTTTCTGCAGCAGGGAGAGGGCATTCACAGCTTCGAAATACTGTTTGTACTCGATCAACGACCGTTACATTTAATTGGCCGAGTCGGTCGCGACGACTTCCGCCTGTTTGCGACACCAATAATTAATCTGTTTAAACGTCGCTGCAGTCCGGTACTGATTAATGGGGAACATACAGAATATCCGGTGGTGGTTGATCCGTTGAATCCGGCGCTGTATGAGATTCATCATGTCACGGCGGTTAACGGTTTGCTGACCGAGGGAGGCAGCGTGCCGTTCTCTTCGCTGCATGGACATGCTCGCTTTGATGATGACGATAAAGTCGCGGGTTACAGTATCCGCCGCCGCCGCGAGTTTACCGATAAACATCGGGCTAAAAACTCCCCGTTACCCCATGACAGTCTGTTTATCGCCATTTCCCCCGGCGCCAGTGGCGTCGATATCGATCACGTCAAATCGTTGTCCATCGAGGCAATGGTCTGCGAACGCCACTTAGTCCCCAGTCAGTTACAACAGCCGGAATTTCAGCTGGAAATTGCTCTGCCGGTTGGCCAGATAGAGATGCTACGCCAACCGAGCAAACCGCAGGGAGTGCCTGATATGGCGCAAGCCTGGCAGGCATTGCAGCTGATTGCTAATAATCCACTGCGCTACGCGCTACCGGAAATTACCGATTGCTCACCGCTGCTGAAAGACTGGCTATCTCTGTTTTGTCAGCCTGAAGAGGTGAATCAGTACAAAAGGATCACCAGTCTTATTCATGCCAGCATGGCGCATAAATTTGAGCGCCATGCAGTAGCAGGGCCTATTGCCTGGTCGCGAGGGGTTGAAGCCACCCTGAATTTCAGCAGTAGCCACCACAGTGATAAAGGTGCCTTTCTGTTCGCCCGTATCCTGCATCACGCCTTATCAGAATATTGTGAATTAGGGCAAACCCTGAGAATGCAGATGCAGCTTGATGGCGAAACCTTCGCAGAGTGGGGGCCTGTGCGTTATGACTAA